The genomic segment GCGGGCGTCGACGCGCTCGTCGCGCGTGGCGAGGACCCGGGCCCTCTCGCCGGCGTGCCGGTCGCGATCAAGGACAACATCTGCGTCCGGGGCGTTCCCACGACCTGCGGCTCGCGCATCCTCGAGGGATACCGGCCGCCCTACGACGCGCACGTGATCGAGCGGCTCCGCGCCGCGGGCGCGGTTCCGTTCGGAAAGACGAACTGCGACGAGTTCGCGATGGGCTCCTCGACCGAGAACTCCGCGTACGCGGTCACGCGGAATCCGTGGGATCTCGGGCGCGTGCCCGGAGGATCGAGCGGCGGATCCGCCGCGACGGTCGCGGCGCGCGAGGCGCCGCTCTCCCTGGGCTCCGACACGGGCGGCTCGGTTCGCCAGCCCGCGGCCTTCTGCGGCGTGGTGGGGCTCAAGCCGACCTACGGCGCGGTCTCGCGCTACGGCCTCGTGGCGTTCGCGTCGTCGCTCGACCAGATCGGCCCGATCGCGACGAACGCCCGCGACACGGCGCTCCTCTTCAACGCGATCTCGGGGGCAGACGCGCGCGACATGACGAGCCGTCCCGAGGCGAAGGCGGTGGCGCTCGGCGACCTCGAGAAGGGTGTGCGAGGGCTCCGGATCGGGGTGCCGCGATCCCTTCTCTCCGAGGGGCTCGATCCCGAGATCCGGGCGTCGTTCGACCAGGTCGTCGCCTTCCTGGAGCGGGAGGGCGCCTCCTCGCGGGACGTGGCGCTCCCTCACGCGAAGCACGCCATCGCCACGTACTACCTGATCGCGCCCGCCGAGGCCTCGAGCAACCTCGCGCGGTACGACGGTGTGCGCTATGGGCGCCGGGCCGGGAACGGCGACCTGCGCGCGATGTACGAGGCGACGCGCGGCCACGGGTTCGGCCGCGAGGTCACGCGCCGCATCCTGCTCGGCACGTACGCGCTCTCCGCCGGGTACTACGACGCGTACTATCTTCGCGCCCAGAAGGTGCGGACGCTCATCCGGAAGGACTTCTTCGACGCGCTCCGGGACACCGACGCGCTCCTCCTTCCGGTCACGCCCACGCCTCCGTTCGCGATCGGGGAGAAGACGGACGATCCGCTGGCCATGTACCTGAATGATGTCTACTCGATCCCGGCCTCGCTGGCGGGCGTGCCGGCGCTCTCGTTCCCCTCGGGGTTCACGACCTCGGGGCTCCCGATCGGGCTCCAGCTCGTGGGAACGCCCTTCGACGAGGCGGCGCTCCTCCGGATCGCGCGCGCGTGGGAATCCGCGAGCGACGCCGCCCGGAGGGTGCCGCCGGTCGCGATGGAGGCCGCCGCGTGAGCGCGATCTCTCCCGCCGCCGTGTCCGAGGCGCGCGCGCGCTACGAGCCCGTGATCGGGCTCGAGGTGCACGCGCAGCTCAAGACCCGTTCCAAGATCTTCTGCGGATGCTCGACCCGGTTCGGCGCCGCCGCGAACACGCAGGTCTGTCCCGTCTGCCTGGGGCTTCCCGGCGTGCTGCCGGTCCTGAACGGGCGGGCGGTCGAATACGCCGTGATGGTCGGGATCGCGGTCGGCGCGACGGTCGCCACGCGGAGCGTCTTCGCCCGGAAGAACTACTTCTACCCGGATCTTCCGAAGGGCTACCAGATCTCCCAGTACGACCGGCCGCTCTGCGAGGGAGGCTCGATCGAGATCCGCTCCGGCGAGGGCTGGAAGCGGATCGGGCTCGTCCGGATCCACCTCGAGGAGGACGCGGGGAAGTCGCTCCATCCGGAGGGGCGCGAGGGCGTGGACACGACACGCGTCGACCTGAATCGCGCGGGAGTGCCCCTGATCGAGATCGTCTCCCAGCCCGACATCCGGTCGGGGGAGGAAGCCACGGACTACATGGCCCGGCTGCGGCAGCTCCTCATCTTCCTCGACGTGTGCGACGGGAACATGGAAGAGGGAAGCCTGCGCTGCGACGCGAACGTCTCGGTGCGTCCCGTCGGGACCTCGGCCTTCGGAACCAAGACCGAGATCAAGAACCTGAACTCGTTCCGGTACGTGGACCGCGCGATCGCGTACGAGATCGAGCGCCAGATCGCCCTGATCGAGTCCGGCGGACGCGTGGTGCAGGAGACGCTCCTCTGGAACGTGGAGCGGGGCGCGGCCGAGGCGATGCGAAGCAAGGAGGAGGCGCACGACTACCGGTACTTCCCGGAGCCGGACCTCCTTCCGCTGGATCTCGAGCCGGCGTGGATCGAGTCGGTTCGCTCGGGGTTGCCCGAGCTGCCCCACGCGCTGTGGGAGCGCCTGGTCCGCGACTACGGCATCCCCGAGTACGATGCGGACGTCCTCACCGAGACGCGCTCGCTCGCGTCGTACTACGAGGAGGTCGTGAAGCGCTCGGGGCA from the Candidatus Eisenbacteria bacterium genome contains:
- the gatA gene encoding Asp-tRNA(Asn)/Glu-tRNA(Gln) amidotransferase subunit GatA, whose amino-acid sequence is MSARDVDLTLETAESLARSVRDRARTAVDVARAFLDRADRTATRLGTYLHRDRDRILAEAAGVDALVARGEDPGPLAGVPVAIKDNICVRGVPTTCGSRILEGYRPPYDAHVIERLRAAGAVPFGKTNCDEFAMGSSTENSAYAVTRNPWDLGRVPGGSSGGSAATVAAREAPLSLGSDTGGSVRQPAAFCGVVGLKPTYGAVSRYGLVAFASSLDQIGPIATNARDTALLFNAISGADARDMTSRPEAKAVALGDLEKGVRGLRIGVPRSLLSEGLDPEIRASFDQVVAFLEREGASSRDVALPHAKHAIATYYLIAPAEASSNLARYDGVRYGRRAGNGDLRAMYEATRGHGFGREVTRRILLGTYALSAGYYDAYYLRAQKVRTLIRKDFFDALRDTDALLLPVTPTPPFAIGEKTDDPLAMYLNDVYSIPASLAGVPALSFPSGFTTSGLPIGLQLVGTPFDEAALLRIARAWESASDAARRVPPVAMEAAA
- the gatB gene encoding Asp-tRNA(Asn)/Glu-tRNA(Gln) amidotransferase subunit GatB, coding for MSPAAVSEARARYEPVIGLEVHAQLKTRSKIFCGCSTRFGAAANTQVCPVCLGLPGVLPVLNGRAVEYAVMVGIAVGATVATRSVFARKNYFYPDLPKGYQISQYDRPLCEGGSIEIRSGEGWKRIGLVRIHLEEDAGKSLHPEGREGVDTTRVDLNRAGVPLIEIVSQPDIRSGEEATDYMARLRQLLIFLDVCDGNMEEGSLRCDANVSVRPVGTSAFGTKTEIKNLNSFRYVDRAIAYEIERQIALIESGGRVVQETLLWNVERGAAEAMRSKEEAHDYRYFPEPDLLPLDLEPAWIESVRSGLPELPHALWERLVRDYGIPEYDADVLTETRSLASYYEEVVKRSGQPKLASNWIMTEVNAVRNKMGLSIEEFPIRADRLGALVKMIGDGAISGKIGKQVFERMVKDPAGPEELVKKHGLLPIDDDASLLALAREVIAANPGPAADFRAGKEKTFGFLVGQAMKKSGGRAHPEKIQAALQAALAEGA